In Gimesia benthica, a single window of DNA contains:
- a CDS encoding GlsB/YeaQ/YmgE family stress response membrane protein has protein sequence MGIFELLILLIVAAICGGIGQSLAGYSRGGCLTSIALGFIGALLGSWMSRGLGLPELLTVQFGDQPFPILWSIIGASLFVAVLSLISFRGK, from the coding sequence ATGGGAATCTTTGAACTGCTCATATTGCTGATTGTAGCTGCCATTTGTGGTGGTATAGGACAATCTCTGGCAGGTTATTCTCGCGGGGGTTGCCTGACATCGATTGCACTCGGTTTCATCGGCGCATTACTGGGAAGCTGGATGTCCAGAGGGCTGGGACTACCGGAATTACTGACAGTTCAATTTGGCGATCAACCGTTTCCGATTCTATGGTCAATTATCGGGGCCTCGCTTTTTGTAGCCGTGCTCAGCCTGATCTCATTTCGAGGCAAATGA
- a CDS encoding alkaline phosphatase family protein, producing MKKKVLLIVIDALATRVVQPALEQGWLPNLSKLIDQGVFRSECTSIFPSITPAATCTIATGAYPFEHGISGAYWYDRTKDEVAFFGSDLTAIMNEGMGEYLNDFQIKLNMERLLVPTIFEQIEQHGTLSDAVINYMWYRGTVTHETTTPLLLNLAPGVELAESMQGPHTMFLGDFVSTPLYGSLPSARGGLSYRFGFHDDTTADYLLALSQQKCFSDFTLAYFPNNDFVSHEKGPTYAVDILQAVDETLGSLIESEGGITRFLEEFAILITGDHSQSDLDADSGVDLNEVLQEFQLVTAGKPWSNSEELMVCPNMRSAQIYLQSGIWEHRRDVIQCLLKCPDIDQIIWCDDDHGLNGSKQPGFHVVTSDRGQLVFKPAVEKKRDGVDCYGTPWLWEGNLEAVDAQVDSDGLITFETYPNAFERIATCFSQQTGNIWITARLGKEFCLPDLKCNPSGSHGSLHCLDSTAPLIAAGLPPDFELPEHLRLTDITPICLQLLGVESFRKPGASAILEPYPRQD from the coding sequence ATGAAAAAAAAAGTTTTACTTATCGTCATCGATGCCCTGGCAACACGTGTTGTCCAGCCCGCACTGGAACAGGGATGGCTTCCGAATCTGTCAAAATTGATAGATCAGGGAGTTTTTCGCTCGGAATGCACTTCCATTTTCCCCTCGATCACGCCCGCAGCCACTTGCACGATAGCCACAGGAGCATACCCGTTCGAACATGGAATCTCCGGCGCCTACTGGTATGACCGCACCAAGGATGAAGTTGCCTTCTTTGGATCCGACCTGACAGCAATCATGAATGAGGGGATGGGAGAGTATCTCAACGATTTTCAGATCAAACTGAATATGGAACGCCTCCTGGTCCCCACGATCTTTGAGCAGATAGAACAGCATGGCACTTTGTCCGATGCAGTCATCAATTATATGTGGTATCGAGGTACCGTTACGCACGAAACCACAACACCACTACTGCTAAATCTGGCACCGGGCGTAGAACTGGCTGAAAGTATGCAGGGTCCCCATACAATGTTTTTGGGTGATTTTGTCTCAACTCCCCTCTACGGTTCCCTGCCCTCAGCGCGCGGTGGACTCTCCTATCGATTTGGATTTCATGACGATACCACGGCTGACTACCTGCTCGCTCTGAGCCAGCAGAAGTGTTTCTCGGATTTCACTTTGGCCTATTTCCCCAATAATGATTTTGTCAGTCATGAGAAAGGGCCAACTTACGCAGTCGACATTCTCCAGGCGGTTGATGAAACTCTGGGCTCCCTGATTGAATCTGAGGGAGGAATCACGCGTTTTCTGGAAGAATTTGCCATCTTAATCACAGGCGATCATTCACAAAGTGATCTGGATGCTGACTCAGGAGTTGACCTGAATGAAGTTCTACAGGAGTTCCAACTTGTCACAGCAGGAAAACCCTGGAGCAACTCAGAAGAATTAATGGTCTGTCCCAACATGCGATCTGCGCAGATTTATTTGCAGTCTGGAATCTGGGAGCATCGACGTGATGTTATTCAATGTCTGTTGAAGTGTCCTGATATCGATCAAATCATCTGGTGTGATGACGACCATGGACTTAATGGAAGTAAGCAACCTGGCTTCCATGTCGTCACCAGTGACCGAGGGCAGTTGGTATTCAAGCCTGCGGTTGAGAAGAAACGAGATGGAGTAGACTGCTACGGGACTCCCTGGCTCTGGGAAGGCAATCTGGAAGCCGTTGATGCTCAGGTCGATTCGGACGGTTTGATCACATTTGAAACTTACCCGAATGCCTTTGAGCGAATCGCAACCTGCTTTTCTCAGCAGACGGGAAACATATGGATTACTGCCCGACTCGGGAAGGAGTTTTGTCTGCCAGATCTGAAATGTAATCCCTCTGGGTCGCATGGATCGTTACACTGCCTGGATTCAACAGCTCCGTTGATAGCCGCCGGTTTACCCCCTGATTTTGAATTACCGGAGCACCTTCGGTTAACTGATATTACTCCCATCTGTCTACAATTACTGGGAGTCGAGTCATTTAGAAAGCCGGGGGCAAGCGCGATCTTAGAACCATACCCCCGGCAAGATTAA
- a CDS encoding sigma-70 family RNA polymerase sigma factor: protein MLEEQEDPQDFLERLRENPEGVLADEYDRYRDRLWRIVNFRLDHRLLGRVDADDILQEAYLDAATRIEHYLNDPATTFFIWLRTIVGQTLIDVHRRHLGAQKRDARREVKQKRRVFSASTSFQIADVLLGDLTSPSQAALKEELARQLHEALESMNEIDREILVLRHFEELSNLEASEVLEIEPKTASMRYFRALTRLRSILVQIPGIIE from the coding sequence TTGTTAGAAGAGCAGGAAGATCCCCAGGATTTTCTGGAACGGCTGAGAGAAAATCCAGAGGGTGTTTTAGCGGACGAATATGACCGCTACCGCGATCGGTTATGGCGAATTGTCAATTTTCGTCTCGATCATCGTCTGCTCGGGCGTGTTGATGCGGATGATATTCTGCAGGAAGCCTACCTGGATGCTGCTACCCGGATTGAACATTATCTTAACGATCCGGCCACTACGTTTTTCATCTGGCTGCGGACCATCGTCGGTCAGACATTGATCGACGTACATCGTCGGCATCTTGGTGCACAAAAGCGTGATGCCCGCCGCGAGGTGAAACAAAAACGAAGGGTCTTTTCGGCTTCGACCTCGTTTCAGATCGCAGATGTTCTCCTGGGAGATTTAACTTCCCCCAGTCAGGCAGCCCTCAAAGAAGAGCTGGCCCGACAATTACATGAAGCCCTGGAAAGTATGAACGAAATCGACCGGGAGATTCTGGTCCTGAGACATTTTGAAGAACTGTCCAACCTGGAGGCTTCCGAGGTACTCGAAATCGAACCCAAAACAGCCAGCATGAGATATTTCAGAGCATTAACCAGATTGCGCTCCATTCTGGTACAAATTCCCGGTATTATTGAATGA
- a CDS encoding DUF2254 domain-containing protein, with translation MRARLANLWDSFRSSFWFVPSIMSLFAIALAMGTCQLDELIASSNRELSWFSTTAEAARSTLSSVAGATIALAGVVFSITVLTLSIASSQFGSRLVRNVMSDSIADLVIGQYVGTSLYCMLVLQTVREGKNGTDVFTPQLGTAVGLILGLICMGMLILFIHHVATAMQAPTIITAVARDLDLAVDRLFPERIGERPDEEESRLSIEDLRAELSDNNITVASQAEGYIEGIDGESLVSLACEAKGVVELLCKPGDFVTREKLLARIWLPRDTEKTEDMTTSYINSVNRVIIVGPRRTPRQDVGYAARELVEIALRALSPGINDPFTAMSCVDRLGGALGRLVERSVPVRIRRDGESVARVLITEADGFPDVLIQSFGQIREYGASSTAVSLTILKALTEIANHASRPDDIHAIRGEAEALQTAYVDQHIVKQDLETFRSKYRQLSEILDQQS, from the coding sequence ATGAGAGCACGTCTGGCAAATTTATGGGATTCCTTTCGCAGCAGTTTCTGGTTTGTCCCTTCAATTATGTCATTATTTGCAATTGCACTTGCAATGGGGACATGTCAACTGGATGAGCTGATCGCCAGCTCCAACAGGGAACTGAGTTGGTTTTCAACCACAGCAGAAGCAGCTCGGTCTACTCTTTCCTCAGTGGCAGGTGCCACGATTGCACTGGCCGGCGTAGTCTTTTCTATCACGGTTTTAACTCTGTCGATTGCTTCCTCACAGTTCGGCTCAAGACTCGTGCGTAACGTCATGAGCGACAGCATTGCAGACCTTGTCATCGGTCAGTACGTGGGAACGAGCCTGTACTGCATGCTTGTGCTTCAGACCGTTCGCGAAGGTAAAAATGGTACGGATGTATTCACTCCACAGCTGGGTACGGCAGTTGGATTGATTCTGGGATTAATCTGTATGGGGATGTTAATCCTGTTTATTCACCATGTCGCAACAGCCATGCAGGCCCCCACAATCATCACTGCGGTGGCACGCGACCTGGACCTCGCCGTAGATCGACTGTTTCCGGAACGGATCGGTGAACGTCCCGATGAAGAAGAATCCAGACTCAGCATTGAGGACCTTCGTGCAGAGTTAAGCGATAACAACATTACGGTCGCATCTCAAGCAGAAGGTTATATTGAGGGAATTGATGGCGAAAGCCTGGTTTCCCTGGCATGTGAAGCTAAAGGCGTCGTTGAGCTTCTATGCAAACCGGGAGACTTCGTGACTCGGGAAAAACTGCTGGCTCGGATCTGGTTGCCACGGGACACCGAAAAGACGGAGGACATGACGACATCTTATATCAATTCGGTGAATCGCGTCATTATTGTCGGCCCTCGACGAACCCCGCGTCAGGATGTCGGATACGCCGCTCGCGAACTGGTTGAGATAGCACTGCGAGCCCTGTCACCAGGCATTAATGATCCTTTCACAGCGATGAGCTGTGTCGATAGACTTGGAGGGGCATTGGGACGTCTAGTTGAACGGTCGGTACCGGTGCGGATTCGTCGCGATGGTGAATCAGTCGCGAGGGTTCTGATCACTGAGGCAGATGGTTTTCCGGATGTATTGATTCAGTCATTTGGACAAATTCGTGAATATGGTGCCAGCAGCACTGCCGTCTCTCTGACCATACTGAAAGCACTGACTGAAATCGCCAATCATGCCAGTCGTCCTGACGATATTCATGCCATCCGTGGTGAAGCTGAAGCTCTCCAGACCGCGTACGTCGACCAGCATATTGTAAAACAAGATCTTGAAACCTTCCGTTCAAAGTATCGGCAGTTATCGGAAATCCTGGACCAGCAATCATGA
- a CDS encoding phage holin family protein, protein MIRNSMNHQQPDIKGGFGDLIADMISLSELQLELLAVDSRDALRKSLYPLILLCLGLGLIVGAFPVMLFGFSWWLSEMTSLSLAGSCLTMALLSLAGAGLLFYLARKGLAHSLGHFKRTRDELRSNTQWIKKILSEKQCYHQTSTR, encoded by the coding sequence ATGATTCGTAACAGTATGAATCATCAGCAACCAGATATCAAAGGCGGATTCGGCGATCTGATAGCAGATATGATTTCGCTGAGTGAGCTACAGCTTGAACTGCTGGCCGTTGATTCCCGCGATGCTCTGCGCAAATCTCTTTACCCTCTAATCTTGCTCTGTCTCGGTTTAGGCCTGATCGTTGGCGCCTTTCCCGTTATGTTGTTTGGCTTTTCCTGGTGGCTCAGTGAAATGACCAGTCTCAGCCTGGCGGGCAGTTGTCTGACCATGGCTCTGTTGTCGCTGGCAGGGGCTGGATTACTGTTCTACCTGGCCCGAAAAGGCCTGGCTCACAGTCTGGGACATTTCAAACGGACTCGAGACGAGCTACGCAGCAATACGCAATGGATCAAGAAAATTCTCTCCGAGAAGCAGTGTTATCATCAGACATCAACCAGGTGA
- a CDS encoding CsbD family protein, translating to MKSDIIQGKWKQIKGQAKQKWGELTDDDLDQIDGKRDELVGKIQEHYGIAKDEAEEQVNQFESSCHC from the coding sequence ATGAAAAGCGACATTATTCAAGGAAAATGGAAACAGATCAAAGGTCAGGCCAAACAGAAATGGGGGGAACTGACTGATGATGATTTGGACCAGATCGATGGAAAACGAGATGAACTGGTCGGCAAAATCCAGGAGCACTACGGCATCGCAAAAGATGAAGCCGAAGAGCAGGTAAACCAATTTGAATCGTCATGTCACTGCTGA
- a CDS encoding ANTAR domain-containing response regulator: MIMESLRILIAHSNQNTLTTINNAVSTLGHTVMDAVVTGEALIKCSESNRPDLVISGVKMPDLDGIRALTLIASETPVPGIIVTPKSDLELVETAALDHIMAWLVEPIRTVDLAPAILLVHRRAQEFAELRKENHDLRTALVDRKTIEQAKGILMKSAGLDEGEAFKRLQKMASRKRIRLIEMAQAVIHAEDAIDLK, encoded by the coding sequence ATGATCATGGAATCTCTTCGGATTCTCATTGCACACAGTAATCAAAATACTCTGACAACGATCAATAACGCCGTTTCAACGCTCGGCCATACCGTAATGGATGCTGTTGTAACAGGCGAGGCACTGATAAAATGTAGTGAATCTAACCGACCCGATCTGGTGATAAGCGGGGTCAAGATGCCGGATCTGGATGGAATCCGAGCATTGACACTCATCGCCTCAGAAACTCCGGTACCCGGAATCATCGTAACTCCCAAAAGTGATCTGGAACTGGTAGAGACTGCGGCACTGGATCATATCATGGCCTGGCTGGTTGAGCCAATTCGGACTGTTGATCTGGCACCAGCCATACTTCTGGTTCACCGCCGCGCTCAGGAATTTGCGGAACTCCGTAAAGAAAATCATGATTTACGTACGGCCCTGGTAGATCGGAAAACTATCGAACAGGCTAAGGGAATTCTGATGAAATCTGCAGGTCTGGATGAAGGAGAAGCCTTCAAAAGGTTGCAGAAAATGGCATCGCGCAAACGAATCCGCTTGATTGAAATGGCGCAGGCTGTCATCCATGCAGAAGATGCCATCGATCTTAAGTAA
- a CDS encoding PRC-barrel domain-containing protein, producing the protein MKPVTVITGAIAISIGSVLLTGSGHAQNKPNISKENHSDFQEKISKPPAKDCTFLRAAAVLTKRVTNLKQQNVGEINDFVLDSNNGKIRYAAVTYGGFPGFGNKMFAVPFEALTVLPNNNHEHDHRFLLKVDQEQLDGATGFEQDHWPDFADQELLNKPDRRYNVRQDPDAPPSNAVIRANQLLNLKVLNIEDDQIGKVEEIILDTAHRKARYIIVSLNHHTTNGNKLFAVPFQAFQVKSDLMNDNQQNLVLKMSNHQITKIQGFDRDHWPDFTDPVYRKSLIEQFLFVKKHKDQGVKVGIDS; encoded by the coding sequence ATGAAGCCCGTCACCGTGATCACTGGAGCGATCGCCATCAGTATCGGATCAGTTTTATTGACCGGAAGTGGCCACGCTCAGAATAAACCCAATATTTCAAAAGAGAATCATTCGGACTTTCAAGAAAAGATCAGTAAACCACCTGCTAAAGACTGCACATTCCTCAGAGCGGCAGCAGTTTTGACCAAACGGGTTACGAATCTGAAACAACAGAATGTAGGAGAGATCAATGATTTCGTTCTTGATTCAAATAACGGCAAAATCCGTTACGCTGCGGTAACCTATGGTGGTTTTCCAGGGTTTGGAAATAAAATGTTTGCTGTCCCCTTCGAGGCTTTGACTGTATTGCCAAATAACAATCACGAACATGACCATCGATTTCTACTGAAAGTGGATCAGGAACAACTTGACGGAGCAACAGGATTTGAGCAGGATCACTGGCCAGATTTTGCTGACCAGGAATTACTCAATAAACCTGATCGTCGCTACAACGTCCGCCAGGATCCGGATGCCCCACCATCAAATGCAGTCATCCGGGCCAACCAACTTTTAAACTTAAAAGTTCTGAACATAGAAGATGATCAAATTGGTAAAGTGGAAGAGATCATTCTAGATACGGCTCATCGCAAAGCACGTTATATCATTGTCTCTCTAAATCATCATACCACCAATGGAAACAAGCTTTTTGCTGTTCCTTTTCAGGCATTCCAGGTGAAGTCCGACTTGATGAATGACAATCAGCAGAACCTGGTATTGAAGATGTCTAATCACCAGATCACAAAGATCCAGGGATTTGACCGGGATCACTGGCCGGATTTTACAGATCCAGTTTACCGGAAATCACTCATCGAACAGTTTCTGTTTGTTAAAAAACACAAAGACCAGGGTGTGAAAGTGGGCATTGATAGCTGA
- a CDS encoding CsbD family protein — protein MVTREEIRGHWNELRGRIEKHWNQLSPHDLDGVEGETDQLVGKIQQKTGQASTEIRQELDCIVDDMSKSAAQATEKLGENFEKTVNKTREQFQHASEAARAQYEHLNDSMHKGYQQAEQTLRKNPVESVAVAFGTGLIAGVIVSLAWRR, from the coding sequence ATGGTTACTCGAGAAGAAATACGTGGTCATTGGAATGAGTTGAGAGGTCGGATTGAAAAACACTGGAATCAGCTCAGCCCTCATGATCTGGATGGAGTCGAAGGTGAGACTGACCAGCTGGTAGGAAAAATTCAACAGAAAACCGGACAGGCTTCTACTGAAATCCGTCAGGAGCTGGATTGTATCGTGGACGACATGTCCAAATCAGCTGCTCAAGCTACCGAAAAACTGGGGGAAAATTTCGAGAAAACGGTCAACAAGACCAGAGAACAGTTTCAACATGCTTCCGAAGCGGCTCGCGCACAATACGAGCACTTGAATGACTCTATGCACAAAGGGTACCAGCAGGCGGAACAGACGCTACGAAAGAATCCAGTCGAATCGGTTGCAGTAGCTTTTGGAACCGGGCTGATCGCAGGCGTTATTGTGAGTCTGGCGTGGCGTCGTTAA